A window of the Nitrosococcus wardiae genome harbors these coding sequences:
- a CDS encoding efflux RND transporter permease subunit — translation MIKFIIDASFRNKFLVLIAALLLVAVGLWTLKNTPLDAIPDLSDVQVIVFTEYPGQAPQVVEDQVTYPLTTAMLAVPYAKVVRGYSFFGLSFVYIIFEDGTDMYWARSRVLEYLNYVGGRLPAGINPSLGPDATGVGWVYEYALVDRSGKHDLAQLRTIQDWYLRYPLQTVPGVAEVASIGGFVKQYQVEVDPNALLAYHIPLSKVKQAIQRSNKDVGGRLVEMAETEYMVRGLGYIQSIEDINNIPVGVDRQGTPIRIADVAHVHLGPELRRGLAELNGEGEVVGGVVVMRYGENALATIQRVRAKLEELKQGLPKGVEIVPVYDRGALIERAVDSLQETLLQEVIIVSLVLGLFLFHLRSSLVVILALPMAVLIAFIIMKGQGLNANIMSLGGIAITIGAMVDAAVVMIENAHKHLERAAREKGGPLTPHERWATVEVAAKEVGPALFFSLAIMTVSYLAIFTLEAQEGRMFKPLAFTATYTMAAGAILAITLVPLLMGYFIRGKILPEKKNPANRLLHFLFAPAVRQALRFRKATLVIAFALLGATLYPVAKTGSEFMPPLDEGDILYMPSAYPGISITKAKEVLQQTDKILATFPEVHRVFGKAGRAETATDPAPLSMFETTVQLKPKEEWPDPSKTTKELMDEMDAAIQFPGITNAWTMPIKTRIDMLSTGIKTPVGIKVNGPDLAVLEQVAGDIERTLKALPETLSAFGDKAAGGYYLDFEISREEAARYGLTMGDVQDVIQTAIGGMKVTETVEGLERYPVNLRYPRELRDNLTQLKRVLIPTPTGTQIPLSQVANLRLHRGPPVIKSENSRPNAWIYVDIKSSDIGGYVARAKEVVEREVNIPPGYTIAWSGQYEYMARAAKRLQIVVPLTLLMIFLLLYFNFHRLTEPLLVMGFIPFNLIGGFWLLYGLDFNLSVAAGVGFIALAGMGAETAVLQLTFINQELAQRRQAKLKKRQEGENTRHSSKTLRLSSQEIMSAVYGGTLGRIRPVFMADFSTIVGLLPIMWSSGTGAETMQRIAAPMVGGLVSVMILNLLVLPVFYGMILQIQEKFHGR, via the coding sequence ATGATTAAGTTTATTATCGATGCCTCCTTCCGGAATAAGTTTCTGGTGCTGATTGCCGCGCTGCTGCTGGTGGCCGTGGGTCTCTGGACCCTAAAAAACACCCCCCTGGATGCGATCCCGGACCTTTCCGATGTCCAGGTGATTGTGTTTACCGAATATCCGGGCCAGGCGCCCCAGGTGGTGGAAGACCAGGTCACTTATCCCCTGACTACCGCCATGTTGGCGGTGCCCTATGCCAAGGTGGTGCGGGGCTATTCCTTCTTCGGCCTTTCTTTTGTCTACATCATCTTCGAAGATGGCACCGACATGTACTGGGCCCGTTCCCGGGTGCTGGAGTACCTCAACTATGTCGGCGGCAGGCTCCCGGCGGGCATCAATCCTTCGTTAGGGCCCGATGCCACGGGGGTAGGCTGGGTCTACGAGTATGCTTTGGTGGATCGGAGCGGAAAACACGATCTGGCCCAATTGCGCACCATCCAGGACTGGTATCTGCGCTATCCGCTACAGACGGTCCCAGGCGTGGCTGAAGTCGCCTCCATCGGGGGGTTTGTCAAGCAATATCAGGTGGAGGTGGACCCTAACGCCTTGCTGGCTTACCACATCCCCCTCTCCAAGGTCAAGCAGGCCATCCAACGCTCCAATAAGGATGTGGGCGGGCGTTTGGTGGAAATGGCTGAGACCGAATATATGGTTCGCGGTCTAGGCTATATCCAGTCCATTGAAGATATCAACAACATCCCGGTGGGGGTGGATAGGCAAGGCACGCCTATCCGTATCGCGGATGTGGCCCATGTGCACTTAGGGCCTGAGTTGCGTCGCGGTCTGGCCGAACTCAATGGGGAAGGGGAAGTGGTCGGTGGGGTGGTGGTCATGCGTTATGGGGAAAACGCCCTGGCCACTATCCAGCGAGTGCGGGCCAAGCTGGAGGAATTAAAGCAGGGATTACCCAAGGGAGTGGAAATCGTGCCAGTCTATGACCGGGGTGCGCTTATCGAGCGGGCGGTGGACAGTCTCCAGGAGACCCTCCTTCAGGAGGTGATCATCGTCAGCCTCGTCCTTGGGCTCTTTCTATTCCATCTCCGTTCCTCCTTGGTGGTCATTTTGGCTTTGCCCATGGCGGTCCTCATCGCCTTTATTATCATGAAAGGGCAGGGTCTCAACGCTAACATCATGTCCTTGGGGGGCATTGCCATTACCATCGGGGCCATGGTGGATGCCGCTGTCGTGATGATTGAGAATGCCCATAAACATCTGGAGCGCGCTGCCCGTGAGAAAGGCGGTCCCCTTACCCCCCATGAGCGCTGGGCGACAGTAGAGGTCGCCGCCAAAGAGGTGGGGCCAGCGCTGTTTTTCTCCCTGGCCATTATGACTGTATCCTATTTGGCCATCTTCACCCTCGAAGCTCAGGAAGGCAGGATGTTTAAGCCCCTGGCCTTCACCGCGACTTATACCATGGCGGCCGGGGCGATTCTTGCCATTACCCTGGTTCCCTTGCTGATGGGGTATTTTATCCGAGGCAAGATCCTGCCGGAGAAAAAAAATCCCGCCAATCGTCTCCTGCATTTCCTGTTTGCGCCGGCAGTCCGTCAGGCTTTGCGTTTTCGCAAAGCTACACTGGTTATCGCTTTTGCTTTGCTTGGAGCGACCCTTTATCCAGTAGCTAAAACCGGCAGTGAGTTTATGCCGCCCCTGGATGAAGGGGATATTCTTTACATGCCTAGCGCCTATCCGGGCATCTCCATCACCAAAGCCAAGGAGGTGCTGCAGCAGACTGATAAGATCTTGGCCACTTTTCCCGAGGTCCATCGTGTTTTCGGTAAAGCGGGACGGGCGGAGACCGCCACCGATCCGGCGCCCCTTTCCATGTTTGAGACCACAGTGCAGCTCAAGCCCAAGGAAGAATGGCCGGATCCCAGCAAAACGACCAAAGAATTGATGGATGAAATGGATGCCGCCATCCAGTTTCCAGGGATTACCAACGCCTGGACCATGCCCATCAAGACCCGCATCGATATGCTTTCCACGGGGATCAAAACCCCTGTGGGGATCAAGGTGAACGGACCGGATCTGGCGGTGTTGGAACAGGTGGCCGGCGACATTGAACGGACGCTTAAGGCGCTCCCGGAGACCTTATCCGCTTTCGGGGATAAGGCCGCCGGGGGCTACTACTTGGATTTCGAGATTTCTCGCGAGGAGGCGGCCCGCTATGGGCTGACTATGGGGGATGTACAAGATGTGATCCAAACCGCCATTGGTGGCATGAAGGTGACGGAAACTGTCGAGGGGCTGGAACGTTATCCCGTGAATCTGCGCTATCCCCGGGAACTGCGGGACAACCTGACTCAGTTGAAACGGGTGTTAATCCCCACCCCGACCGGAACTCAAATCCCTTTATCCCAAGTGGCTAATCTCCGTTTGCATCGAGGGCCGCCTGTGATTAAGAGCGAGAACTCCCGGCCCAATGCCTGGATATACGTGGACATCAAATCCTCAGATATAGGTGGTTACGTGGCTAGGGCCAAGGAAGTGGTGGAACGCGAAGTAAATATTCCCCCAGGGTACACCATCGCCTGGTCCGGGCAGTACGAATACATGGCGCGGGCGGCCAAGCGGTTGCAGATTGTGGTGCCGTTGACCTTGCTGATGATTTTTTTGCTGCTGTACTTTAATTTCCATCGGCTTACTGAACCGCTGCTCGTGATGGGCTTTATTCCCTTCAACCTCATTGGCGGTTTCTGGTTATTGTATGGGCTAGACTTCAATCTGTCTGTGGCGGCAGGAGTAGGTTTCATTGCCTTGGCGGGTATGGGGGCCGAAACGGCGGTGCTCCAATTGACCTTTATCAATCAGGAATTGGCCCAGCGCCGTCAGGCCAAGCTGAAAAAGCGCCAGGAGGGAGAAAATACTCGTCATTCCTCCAAAACTCTGCGCTTGTCGTCCCAAGAGATCATGTCGGCGGTCTATGGGGGGACCCTGGGCCGGATTCGTCCTGTCTTCATGGCCGATTTTTCCACCATTGTTGGTCTCTTGCCTATCATGTGGAGCTCGGGCACTGGAGCCGAGACCATGCAACGAATCGCTGCCCCCATGGTGGGAGGCTTGGTGAGCGTCATGATTCTGAACCTGCTGGTGTTGCCGGTATTTTATGGAATGATCCTCCAAATTCAAGAAAAGTTTCACGGAAGGTAA
- a CDS encoding multicopper oxidase family protein, with translation MKGCFLRGMLWTGMFSFTSVVSSAGVNNENPMGWDQRLRVEAATDVNPDPNIVEVYLTAQETEVEILPGVMTTVWAYNGQVPGPRIEAKVGDTLIVHLTNHLPQGTSIHWHGVELPAEMDGSNLAQHAVPPGESFTYEFKVLNAATHWYHPHFRANEQTDLGLAGPLIFRDPEEEAALELAGLPDSTELTLVLDDMLLDEAGQPVAFATEELELAKAHRTLHPKEIAEQIVNGREGNILLVNGQKLPTLLVRQGVPQRFRIINVANGRFMRLSIPGHTLYRIGGDGGLLKEAIPIPPIDQIEDPGDPSRSISNPDPEVGLLLAPSERADIVFTPSRQRGQTLYLEWHDFPRGRHRILTDSVGNVTAFGDEKTDGKTPPRKLLRIRVVGKTPPISALNLPSPLPRSKHSPLMDIRGLVDLSNTGQGIPENTGQALPVFFGHGMPQPSGAINFFAAVQERKGLLDAIRTKTAEVALSNGRPVEGKVGPPPFGPRPFSAVELSTALDLTIGEVRFWEVVNFTGADHPFHMHGFFFQPIETVFVNFGDETAGIPSNIKTVTYPLENKDSIRIPARPGILGKSWTITRLAIQFDDSARAESPLGLMRTHAELGASGKEAGGTGTGFPNPGDSGGWVFHCHINEHGDQGMMSFFNLVAP, from the coding sequence ATGAAAGGGTGCTTCCTGAGGGGGATGTTGTGGACAGGCATGTTTAGTTTTACCAGTGTTGTCTCCAGCGCTGGCGTCAACAACGAGAACCCCATGGGTTGGGACCAACGGCTCAGGGTGGAAGCGGCCACGGATGTAAATCCGGATCCGAACATTGTCGAGGTCTATCTCACAGCGCAAGAGACGGAGGTGGAAATTTTGCCTGGCGTCATGACCACCGTGTGGGCTTATAACGGCCAAGTGCCTGGACCGCGGATCGAAGCCAAGGTGGGGGACACGCTCATCGTCCACCTGACAAATCATTTGCCGCAGGGGACAAGCATTCACTGGCATGGGGTTGAATTGCCCGCGGAGATGGACGGGAGTAACCTAGCGCAGCATGCGGTTCCGCCAGGGGAGTCCTTCACCTACGAGTTTAAGGTGCTTAACGCGGCGACTCACTGGTATCACCCCCACTTCCGGGCGAACGAACAGACTGACTTAGGGCTTGCCGGTCCCCTTATTTTTCGTGACCCGGAGGAGGAGGCCGCACTTGAACTAGCGGGTCTTCCGGATAGCACTGAACTCACCCTCGTTCTCGATGACATGCTTCTTGACGAGGCTGGGCAACCCGTAGCGTTTGCCACTGAAGAATTAGAACTAGCCAAAGCTCACCGCACGCTTCACCCTAAAGAGATTGCAGAGCAGATCGTCAACGGCCGCGAAGGGAACATTCTCCTTGTCAATGGTCAGAAGTTGCCGACTTTACTGGTTCGCCAAGGGGTTCCTCAGCGTTTCCGAATTATCAACGTGGCGAACGGAAGATTCATGCGCCTTTCTATCCCCGGCCACACCCTCTATCGAATCGGGGGCGACGGTGGCCTCCTCAAGGAGGCGATCCCTATTCCTCCCATTGATCAGATTGAAGACCCGGGTGATCCGAGTCGTTCGATTTCTAATCCGGACCCTGAAGTCGGATTGCTGCTCGCGCCCAGTGAACGAGCAGATATCGTGTTCACGCCGTCAAGGCAGAGGGGCCAGACGCTTTACCTGGAGTGGCATGACTTCCCCCGTGGACGACATCGCATTTTGACCGACTCTGTTGGGAATGTGACGGCTTTTGGAGATGAGAAAACGGATGGGAAGACGCCGCCACGCAAGCTCCTGCGTATCCGTGTCGTAGGCAAGACGCCACCTATTTCGGCGTTAAACCTGCCATCACCGCTCCCGCGTTCTAAGCACAGCCCTCTCATGGATATTCGAGGCTTAGTTGATCTTAGCAACACTGGCCAGGGTATCCCAGAGAATACAGGCCAAGCTTTGCCGGTTTTTTTTGGCCATGGAATGCCGCAGCCGAGTGGAGCGATCAATTTCTTTGCTGCGGTGCAGGAGCGGAAGGGATTGTTAGATGCTATCCGGACTAAGACGGCAGAGGTAGCGCTTAGTAACGGTAGGCCAGTAGAAGGAAAGGTAGGGCCGCCTCCCTTTGGTCCGAGACCCTTTTCTGCCGTTGAGTTGAGTACTGCACTCGATTTGACGATCGGCGAAGTCCGGTTTTGGGAAGTCGTTAATTTTACCGGAGCGGACCATCCTTTCCACATGCATGGGTTCTTTTTCCAACCCATCGAAACCGTATTTGTCAATTTTGGCGATGAGACTGCGGGTATTCCTTCAAATATCAAAACGGTGACCTATCCATTGGAGAACAAAGACAGTATCAGAATTCCTGCTAGGCCCGGAATCCTAGGAAAGAGTTGGACAATTACCCGGCTTGCCATCCAATTCGACGACAGTGCTCGGGCGGAATCACCCCTTGGCTTGATGCGCACCCATGCCGAATTGGGGGCCTCGGGTAAAGAGGCGGGAGGTACAGGGACAGGCTTTCCCAATCCGGGGGATTCAGGGGGATGGGTTTTTCATTGCCACATCAACGAGCATGGGGATCAGGGCATGATGTCATTTTTTAATTTAGTGGCACCTTGA
- a CDS encoding multicopper oxidase domain-containing protein yields the protein MHNNLCAEFPANVSHSQYAPPAMGKVRWMILPLLAFALSFSLFGKSAFANSAGKLHVIEMWAEKIESSEGGDDLFAYRMASHVIFEMDESNSNPIDVTSRYAGTATIPGPTIIINEGDEVELTLHHGFDPGDSAKLNQVSVHVHGVHYDILSDGTLEYINLVTDEGATAIPVMSYTYHWVAAPGTAGTWPYHDHNMITLNGAEDRGLYGALIVNDQANIVTVSQGNRAHSAAFSSLEKEYVLFLGDDAFWGTEIDSQTGQQIPLWVNPDLSVQQGSNVRFHLIALGTNTHQFKFPGYKWVDPGTNLIITEKALGPLEKHVFSIQANHSSVYRDQTFSSKLLGMKGHFKAIP from the coding sequence ATGCACAATAACCTATGTGCTGAATTTCCTGCCAATGTCAGCCACTCACAATATGCCCCCCCAGCGATGGGCAAGGTCAGATGGATGATACTCCCATTGCTAGCTTTTGCATTATCCTTTTCCCTATTTGGGAAAAGTGCGTTTGCAAATTCAGCAGGAAAATTGCATGTGATTGAAATGTGGGCTGAAAAAATAGAAAGTAGTGAAGGAGGAGACGATCTTTTTGCCTATCGTATGGCTTCACATGTAATTTTCGAAATGGATGAGAGCAATTCAAATCCAATTGATGTCACTTCTAGATATGCTGGAACAGCAACAATTCCGGGGCCAACGATTATTATTAATGAAGGTGATGAGGTCGAACTTACATTACACCATGGATTTGATCCAGGAGATTCTGCCAAATTAAACCAAGTCAGTGTTCATGTCCATGGCGTCCATTACGATATTTTAAGTGACGGGACACTGGAGTACATTAACTTAGTGACGGATGAAGGTGCTACTGCTATACCTGTCATGAGCTATACTTATCATTGGGTAGCCGCACCGGGGACGGCCGGTACTTGGCCTTATCACGATCATAATATGATTACCCTTAATGGCGCTGAAGACAGAGGACTCTATGGCGCCTTGATTGTTAACGATCAAGCCAATATCGTTACTGTAAGTCAAGGGAATAGAGCCCACAGTGCAGCATTTTCCAGCCTAGAAAAAGAGTATGTCCTGTTTCTTGGGGATGATGCATTTTGGGGGACTGAAATTGATAGTCAGACTGGCCAGCAAATACCACTCTGGGTAAATCCGGATTTATCCGTACAGCAAGGCAGCAATGTTAGGTTTCATTTGATTGCATTGGGAACCAATACCCATCAATTTAAATTTCCAGGTTACAAATGGGTTGATCCAGGAACCAATCTAATTATCACAGAAAAAGCACTAGGCCCGCTTGAGAAACATGTTTTTTCAATCCAAGCAAATCATAGTTCGGTTTATAGGGATCAAACTTTCTCTAGCAAATTGCTGGGTATGAAGGGGCACTTTAAGGCCATTCCCTGA
- a CDS encoding multicopper oxidase domain-containing protein, protein MKAIVFGLKKKTTMALMLLATMLVSSNLILAATYNFEVFAKPLPNGQLGYVLDSEDADAIIPGPTLFVKKGDTINITLTNKTDVAVGINIPGLHEGAAEAVAGGSQSYSFTADQVGTHPYYDEGSQMLGLFGAIVVDAADGTVQSYVDDDGTITAVKRSDLDKEYIMYMVGSTFWGAEIVNDTQTPLWTNPVLGAVLGDVVRFHVLSIGHDHTFHLHAHRWLDEIAPANQGSAPSIIDVKLLTGKVDSHAFTVKAGSGVGAGMWHLHCHLVSHMESGMTGRFRVDDDPAAGNSIAGASPYGAILLGATDDPGLVTFEISDEPGSWFRSARANDLAPITKTRSLEVIAPGSSAHFIMSDTNAVHTITTLLWPSDADDPLLGNPHNIPFDQTKAYRGGAIVQLDTPGLYVFTCKIHPYMFGAVIVDDPETEGLDLGTKIDLVTGVNGLPTISDLATRLLRTFFVATTQENWQDYTSSAPWTVSYPDVEIAIGDLDGNIVDNVPLKGVLEARYGQDIKLDPLSPPGDPGVGEVWIDTQFEKTAGKTKPGTITVLDATHWTIKRKIALPGINMNHPHNMWSNAEQSVIYQTQWFDNKLTMIDRESGAMLHNTRVGDAPSHVMTLPNSDDITVAINGENGISVIPAEAIDWTLKRKIALPGINKNHPPNRSNTEQSIIDQTPWFGDTPSRVMALSNFEDITVAINGENSISGIPAGTIAPQYMIPTQLPGQIPANPHGHWISADGSKIVTPNINTSDTGIYDASTGQIIARSPAGGIFPAAPHPIAIGMGIDKIYTTNLLDHSMNVYQLDGTPVTTINLVADYDPVSPTHPATLADRDGDGLVTVGVLPIQTPVDPTGRVVVTANTGGTITIVDTRMDKVVAMLPCDPGCHGVNFGAKSGGGYYAYVSSKFSNRLIVVDPDPNNDGNFADAVVAGTLSMADNSAPTDDAVVGLAGMGGQGVLPIPNVYNGWVQNLPDSWKTSLTPAQLNPVP, encoded by the coding sequence ATGAAAGCTATTGTTTTTGGATTAAAGAAAAAAACAACAATGGCATTGATGCTCCTGGCAACTATGCTAGTTTCCTCAAATTTAATATTGGCGGCCACATATAATTTTGAAGTCTTTGCCAAACCATTACCCAACGGCCAATTAGGTTACGTTTTAGATAGCGAAGACGCAGATGCTATTATTCCAGGACCGACTCTGTTTGTTAAAAAAGGCGATACGATCAATATTACGTTGACAAATAAAACCGATGTTGCGGTGGGCATTAATATTCCGGGTCTACATGAAGGTGCGGCTGAAGCTGTAGCTGGTGGCTCACAAAGCTATTCATTTACCGCTGATCAAGTGGGGACCCATCCCTATTATGACGAAGGTTCGCAGATGCTCGGCTTGTTCGGTGCTATTGTGGTGGATGCTGCTGATGGAACGGTTCAAAGCTATGTTGATGATGATGGAACCATCACCGCTGTTAAAAGGTCCGATCTGGACAAAGAATACATCATGTACATGGTGGGTTCCACGTTCTGGGGAGCGGAAATCGTAAACGATACCCAAACTCCTTTATGGACTAATCCGGTTTTAGGTGCAGTGCTGGGTGATGTGGTGCGATTCCATGTTCTATCCATTGGCCATGATCATACCTTTCACTTGCATGCACATCGCTGGCTGGATGAAATTGCCCCTGCCAATCAGGGGAGTGCGCCTAGCATAATCGACGTTAAGCTACTGACAGGCAAGGTTGACAGTCATGCTTTTACTGTTAAGGCAGGTTCTGGTGTTGGCGCAGGTATGTGGCACCTGCATTGCCACCTGGTTTCACACATGGAATCGGGCATGACGGGTCGATTCCGAGTGGATGATGATCCAGCTGCCGGGAACAGTATTGCGGGTGCTTCTCCTTATGGCGCGATTCTCCTTGGTGCCACTGATGATCCTGGTTTGGTCACCTTCGAAATCTCGGATGAACCCGGCAGCTGGTTCAGAAGCGCGCGTGCTAATGATCTTGCTCCGATTACTAAAACGAGATCGCTGGAAGTGATAGCACCTGGTAGCAGCGCGCACTTTATTATGTCGGACACCAATGCCGTGCATACGATCACCACCTTGCTATGGCCAAGCGATGCCGATGATCCGCTTCTAGGTAATCCGCACAATATTCCATTTGATCAGACCAAAGCCTATCGGGGTGGTGCAATTGTGCAGCTGGATACCCCAGGATTGTATGTCTTTACCTGTAAAATCCATCCCTATATGTTTGGTGCGGTGATTGTGGATGATCCAGAAACGGAGGGATTAGATCTAGGGACAAAGATTGATCTGGTCACCGGTGTAAATGGGCTACCAACCATCAGTGATCTGGCAACTCGTCTATTGAGAACTTTCTTTGTGGCAACCACCCAAGAAAACTGGCAGGATTATACTTCATCTGCGCCTTGGACAGTGAGCTATCCTGATGTGGAAATAGCCATAGGGGATCTAGATGGTAACATTGTAGACAATGTTCCCTTAAAAGGCGTCCTAGAAGCAAGATACGGTCAGGATATTAAGCTGGATCCATTATCACCTCCTGGAGATCCAGGTGTGGGTGAAGTATGGATTGATACTCAGTTTGAAAAGACAGCGGGTAAAACAAAACCTGGAACTATTACGGTACTGGACGCGACTCATTGGACCATCAAGCGCAAGATTGCCTTACCGGGGATTAATATGAACCATCCTCACAATATGTGGAGCAATGCAGAGCAGTCGGTTATCTATCAGACCCAGTGGTTTGATAATAAGTTGACCATGATAGATCGTGAAAGCGGCGCAATGCTACATAATACCCGGGTTGGCGATGCACCTTCACATGTAATGACATTACCCAACTCTGACGATATTACGGTTGCCATCAATGGTGAAAATGGTATTAGTGTGATTCCTGCAGAAGCTATCGATTGGACCCTCAAGCGCAAGATTGCCTTACCGGGGATTAACAAGAACCATCCTCCCAATAGGAGTAATACAGAGCAGTCGATTATCGATCAGACCCCGTGGTTTGGCGATACGCCTTCACGTGTAATGGCATTATCTAACTTTGAAGATATTACGGTTGCCATCAATGGTGAGAATAGTATTAGTGGGATTCCTGCAGGAACTATTGCTCCTCAATATATGATACCAACCCAACTGCCTGGGCAAATCCCAGCAAATCCACATGGCCACTGGATTTCAGCTGATGGTAGCAAAATTGTTACGCCGAACATCAATACCTCAGATACAGGTATCTATGACGCCAGTACGGGTCAAATTATTGCCAGATCCCCTGCAGGTGGCATTTTTCCAGCGGCACCCCACCCCATTGCGATTGGGATGGGAATAGATAAAATTTATACTACCAATCTACTGGATCATTCCATGAATGTTTATCAGCTTGATGGTACGCCGGTGACAACGATCAACCTTGTTGCTGATTATGATCCCGTTAGTCCAACCCATCCTGCCACACTAGCGGATCGTGATGGAGATGGTTTAGTGACAGTGGGTGTGCTGCCGATCCAGACGCCTGTGGATCCAACAGGTCGTGTTGTCGTTACAGCCAATACAGGTGGTACCATCACTATCGTTGATACTCGTATGGATAAGGTTGTCGCCATGTTACCTTGTGATCCAGGCTGTCATGGCGTTAATTTTGGCGCCAAGTCGGGGGGTGGTTATTATGCCTATGTTTCCAGCAAATTCTCCAATCGGTTGATCGTGGTCGATCCTGATCCAAATAATGATGGTAATTTTGCTGATGCTGTCGTTGCAGGTACCCTTTCTATGGCTGACAATAGTGCACCCACTGATGACGCTGTTGTGGGTCTAGCTGGCATGGGTGGTCAAGGTGTTCTACCCATACCAAACGTTTATAACGGTTGGGTACAGAATCTACCCGATAGCTGGAAAACTAGTTTGACGCCGGCACAACTTAATCCGGTACCGTAA